ACCTGCTGTGGCTACGGCAGAAGCGGTGATCCGTTCGGCAGGTCGTACCGGAGGGGGCAACCCTCGCAGCGGGCTATTTTCCGGCAATAGGTCTTGCCGACAGCCACCAGTAGGGCGTGATATTCATTGAAGAGCGCCGAGTCGGCCGACAGGTGTGTCATGAAGAGGCGCTGGATCCCAGTATAGGAAGTATTCGCCGCAATCAGCCCGTGCCGTTCCAGCACCCGGCGGGTGTAGGCGTCTACGACAAAGATCGGTCGATCGCCTGCATACAGCAGGATCGAGTCGGCCGTCTCCTCGCCAATCCCTGAAATTCCCAGCAACTCCTTGCGCAATTCGGTCAACTCCGTCCGAAACATCCGCTGCACGCTCCCGTTGTAACGCGTCAGTAAGAAGCGCGTGAACTGTTTCAGGCGTCCAGCCTTCATGTTATAATAACCTGCCGATCGGATGAGCCTTGCGAGCGACTCCTGTGGCGCGGCATCGATCCCGCGGGGGTTGAGTAGCCGTGCGATCCGTATCGCCGCGATCGCCTTCTCAACATTGGTCCAAGCGGTATTCTGAGTCAAGATGGCGCCGACGATGACCTCAAACCGGGAGCGAGCCGGCCACCAGCGCTGTGGTCCAAAATGTCGAAAGAGATGGCGGTAGAGGGAGAGAAGTCGACGTCCGGTTGTCTGTGGCATACCGATCATTGTGACTGGTTTTTCTGAGAGGTCAAGGGGAGAGTCAGCGAGCAGTGACGCGATACTTGGGGATCGATTTTGGGACGCGGCGGATCGGGGTGGCCGTGAGCGATGAGCTGGGGCTCACAGCCCAGCCTCTGCCATCACTCGAACCGTCCTCAGAGGAAGAGGCCATCCGTGCCATTCGAGGGCTTATTGAGCAGTATGGTGTGCTTGAAGTGGTCGTCGGCCTGCCGAAGAATATGAACGGCTCCCTCGGCCCAGCGGCCGAGCAGGCCCTTGCGTTTGCCAGGCGGCTGGAAGAGGGTGGGGCGGTAAAGGCGACGATGTGGGACGAGCGACTGACCAGCAGGGCGGCTGAACGGTTACTGATCGAGGCCGACCTGTCGCGGGCCAAACGGAAGCGGCACGTCGATCAGATGGCTGCTGTCCTTATCCTGCAGGGTTTCTTGGATCGCTACCATCGCCAGCAGGAGCGTTCCTTGTGAGCACGACACTCTCCTCACCTCCGCTGCCGCCGCGGGCGCTTGTCCTCTGCCTCTGCCTGCTGGTGGGAGGAGGTGCCTTATGGTACGTCCTGAGCGGGCCGGCGCCGGCTACGCACGAGGCCACGCGGGCCGTTGTCATCAGACCGCAGACGAGAGCTTTCGATATCGCGAGGACACTGAAAGAAGCACATGTGATCCGCAGTCGTTTTGCCTTCCTGGCTGTTGCTGTCGCGCGTGGCACGCAACGGCGCCTGCTTGCCGGAGAATATGAGTTTGCCCCCGGTCTCACCCTGCTTGAGGTGGTCCGGCGGCTCGAACAAGGGAAAGGGCTCGTCCATCAGGTGACGATTCCCGAGGGCTTCGCTGCTCGGCAGATTGCCGAGATGCTTCAAGCAAGAGGACTGATCGATCAGGAGCGGTTTATGGGCCTCGTGCGGGACCGTCGGTTGTTGGCCCAGTACAGAGTGGATGGTACGTCGCTTGAAGGATACCTTTTTCCCGATACCTATCGTCTCGTCAAGGGGCTGAGCGAGGAGGCGATGATTGGGCGGATGGTTCAGCGGTTTACCGAGATCTTCGGGCCTGCAGAACGGGCGCGCGCCAGCGCGCTCAAGATGTCAGTTGCAGAGGTGGTAACCATCGCGTCCTTGATCGAACGAGAAGCGATGGTGGACGAAGAACGGCCGCTCATCTCATCGGTGTTCCATAACAGGCTACGACTGGGGATGCCGTTGCAATCCGATCCGACGGTGCTCTACAGTCTCTCGCGGTTTAGCGGTAAGCTCACCAAAGCGAATCTGCAGGCGCCCTCGCCGTACAACACATATCTGCACCGAGGCCTGCCGCCCGGTCCGATCGCCAGCCCTGGACGCGCCTCCATCATCGCCGCCCTTTATCCCGCCTCTTCCCGTTATCTGTACTTTGTATCGAAAAATGACGGGACGCATGCCTTCTCAAATACGCTACGAGAGCACGACGCGATGGTGAGGCGCTATCAGATCAGGAGGGTGGGATGATGCGGGGTCCGGTCGCCATCGTTCTTCTGGGCTGCCTGCTCGCCGCCTGCGCCACAGAGCAGATAGCAGCGGAGCGGGAAAAGGCCGATAGCCATTATAATATTGGCATCGCACGCCTGGCCAGTGGGGACGTCAAACAGGCCATTGCAGAGTTCAGCCAGGCGATTGGGAACACCTCGGACAATCCGGCGTATCACAACGCCCTGGGATTGGCGTACCTGGTGGATCGTAGGCCAGATCCGGCCATCGCCTCCCTCCAACGGGCTATCGAACTCGATCCGAAATTTTCTGATGCCTACAATAATCTCGGTTCGGCCTATGTCCAGCGGGCCGAGTACGATCAGGCCATTAAGGCTTTCACGCTTGCGCTATCAAATCCCGCCTACCTGACCCCTGAGCAGGCGCACCTGAATCTTGGGAATGTCTATGTGGTCCAGGGTCGGGTTGCCGACGCGATCGGGGAGTTCAAGCTGGCATTAGACGTGGTCCCTGATTTCGCTGAGGCCCATAATCGGCTAGGCGCCCTCTATCTGACGCAAGGACGATCGGAACTGGCGATCGCCGAACTGACGCTGGCCGTAAAACAGATACCGGACCTCGCCACTGCACATCAGAGCCTGGGCTTTGCCTACCTGTCGGCTGGAGAGAAAGACCGGGCGCGACAGGCATTTCAAAAGGTGGTGGAGGTGAGCCCCACGAGCGAGATGGCCGCCGAGGCGATGCGTCAGCTCAAACAGCTCAGCCAGTAGTCTCGGTGTACCCCCTTCCCTCCCGCGAGCAAGAAAGTGCTCAATAAGATCGACCTCAAAGGACTGAGTCTAGAGGAGATGGAGCGCTTTGTTGCCGACCACGGCGAGTCGGCCTACCGCGGCCGCCAGCTCTTCCACTGGATCTACGGGCACGGCGCAAGTGCCTTCGCGGAGATGACCGATCTGCCGATCGCGTTACGCGCGAGGCTGGCCGAGCGGGCCTCGATTGGCGCCCTCGTACACCTTGGCAGAGAGGTGTCCCGGGACGGCACGCGGAAATACCTGTGTGGCTGTACGGACGGACAAGCGATCGAGACGGTACTGATTCCCGATGAGAGACGGTTGACCGCGTGCCTCTCCACCCAGGTAGGGTGTGCTCTGGCCTGCGCCTTTTGCCTGACTGGACACATGGGTTTTGTCCGGCACTTGCAGGCGGGCGAGATCGTCGATCAGGTACTCGTGCTCCAGCAGGATCTTCAGCCGGGAGAGCGGATCGGTAACCTCGTGTTGATGGGGATGGGGGAACCGCTCCACAATTACGACGCCACGGTGAAGGCGCTCACAATTCTGGCGCACCCCCTGGGCCTTGCGTATCCTCCTCGCCGGATCACGCTCTCCACCGTCGGCCTGGTCCCGGAGATCGTGCGCCTTGGCCAAAGTGGACTTGGGGTGAACCTGGCCGTATCACTTCACGCGGCCACCGATGAGCTTCGCGACCGCCTGGTCCCGATCAACCGGCGCTATCCCCTCAAAGTGTTAATGACCGCGCTCAGGGCGTATCCGCTTCCGCCTCGCCGCCGTCTCACCTTTGAGTATGTGCTCATCGATGGGGTAAACGACCGATCGGAGGACGCCCGAGAACTCGTAAGGCTTTTACGCGGTCTTCGGTGCAAGATCAACCTCCTGCCCTTGAATGAGGCCCCTACCATCCTGTTCCGGCGACCTTCCCAGGAGCACGTCGAGGCCTTTCAACGCATCCTGAAGTCAGCCGGTATCCTGGCCACCATCCGCGAGAGCCGCGGCCGAGACATCTCGGCCGCCTGTGGCTTGCTGGCAACCGTAAGCACCGAGAAAAGGCTTGACACTCAGGCGTGCCTTACCTAATATGTCTTCGCGGGGTGGAGCAGTCTGGTAGCTCGTTGGGCTCATAACCCAAAGGTCGCAGGTTCAAATCCTGCCCCCGCAACTATTAAGTCGAACAACTGCGCATTACGCAAGATTCCTTTATAGCTCGACTAGACCAGCAGTCGAGCCTTCGTGCTGACTCCCACTCCCGGAAATCGCCAATAGCCTCCCTTGACTGTCAGCCTATTGGTTTCTACTCTTTTCACAACGGCCGAGTCTTTCCGAGGACTTTTCGAAAAGTTCTCATGTATTCTTCATCCATGTCCATAACTGCCAATCCGCACTTGCATGTCCCTTTTTGAAATATTGAGTGTCAGTAACAATTCAAGATGTCCGGCATTTGTAGCAAGTGAAGTGTTCGGTTGGTCGTCGTATCCCTTGACGCTTCAGGGGGCCTGTGTTAGAAGGGACGCACACCAGCCGTTGTTAGGCCGGGTCTGTCAGGAGTGGGTATCTTTCTACAGAGTAACGCGAGCGAAAAGAATCAGGGAGCCTCTATGGATTATCACGTATTCAGCAAAGAGATCGAAGAGTTTCGCGGCTGTCAGTTTCTGTATCTACGCGAAAGCCAGAAGATTGAGGAACTGGTTCGATCGTACCTGGAGTCGCCGGAGCTTCACAGTCTCGATTGCAATAAGCAGCTTCTCTTTCACTTGCTGAATTCTGAATACGCTCCCCTGCAG
This genomic stretch from Candidatus Methylomirabilis sp. harbors:
- a CDS encoding endonuclease III domain-containing protein, whose protein sequence is MPQTTGRRLLSLYRHLFRHFGPQRWWPARSRFEVIVGAILTQNTAWTNVEKAIAAIRIARLLNPRGIDAAPQESLARLIRSAGYYNMKAGRLKQFTRFLLTRYNGSVQRMFRTELTELRKELLGISGIGEETADSILLYAGDRPIFVVDAYTRRVLERHGLIAANTSYTGIQRLFMTHLSADSALFNEYHALLVAVGKTYCRKIARCEGCPLRYDLPNGSPLLP
- the ruvX gene encoding Holliday junction resolvase RuvX gives rise to the protein MTRYLGIDFGTRRIGVAVSDELGLTAQPLPSLEPSSEEEAIRAIRGLIEQYGVLEVVVGLPKNMNGSLGPAAEQALAFARRLEEGGAVKATMWDERLTSRAAERLLIEADLSRAKRKRHVDQMAAVLILQGFLDRYHRQQERSL
- the mltG gene encoding endolytic transglycosylase MltG, encoding MSTTLSSPPLPPRALVLCLCLLVGGGALWYVLSGPAPATHEATRAVVIRPQTRAFDIARTLKEAHVIRSRFAFLAVAVARGTQRRLLAGEYEFAPGLTLLEVVRRLEQGKGLVHQVTIPEGFAARQIAEMLQARGLIDQERFMGLVRDRRLLAQYRVDGTSLEGYLFPDTYRLVKGLSEEAMIGRMVQRFTEIFGPAERARASALKMSVAEVVTIASLIEREAMVDEERPLISSVFHNRLRLGMPLQSDPTVLYSLSRFSGKLTKANLQAPSPYNTYLHRGLPPGPIASPGRASIIAALYPASSRYLYFVSKNDGTHAFSNTLREHDAMVRRYQIRRVG
- a CDS encoding tetratricopeptide repeat protein; amino-acid sequence: MMRGPVAIVLLGCLLAACATEQIAAEREKADSHYNIGIARLASGDVKQAIAEFSQAIGNTSDNPAYHNALGLAYLVDRRPDPAIASLQRAIELDPKFSDAYNNLGSAYVQRAEYDQAIKAFTLALSNPAYLTPEQAHLNLGNVYVVQGRVADAIGEFKLALDVVPDFAEAHNRLGALYLTQGRSELAIAELTLAVKQIPDLATAHQSLGFAYLSAGEKDRARQAFQKVVEVSPTSEMAAEAMRQLKQLSQ
- the rlmN gene encoding 23S rRNA (adenine(2503)-C(2))-methyltransferase RlmN, yielding MLNKIDLKGLSLEEMERFVADHGESAYRGRQLFHWIYGHGASAFAEMTDLPIALRARLAERASIGALVHLGREVSRDGTRKYLCGCTDGQAIETVLIPDERRLTACLSTQVGCALACAFCLTGHMGFVRHLQAGEIVDQVLVLQQDLQPGERIGNLVLMGMGEPLHNYDATVKALTILAHPLGLAYPPRRITLSTVGLVPEIVRLGQSGLGVNLAVSLHAATDELRDRLVPINRRYPLKVLMTALRAYPLPPRRRLTFEYVLIDGVNDRSEDARELVRLLRGLRCKINLLPLNEAPTILFRRPSQEHVEAFQRILKSAGILATIRESRGRDISAACGLLATVSTEKRLDTQACLT